A window of Proteus columbae contains these coding sequences:
- a CDS encoding energy transducer TonB gives MLALSVRHPLNIYYWLIGISLVYITILSWVLRSLSMTESAHHIHQQQENTLSVYQVVFSPPQQSTVVPEALVETEPQETPVVLPSTDKGEFVEVPKKIPEKPKEKPIPIKPITPVKKPIVQKKVEPMKQRDLESQIAQTTSGSSAESLTQHTASSLAGRSHALSEKGIGQGESDNHYISSLRREIERHKRYPSQARRMQHEGQVVVSFSLTSEGTVSRVEIESTSGISSLDNAAIAAVKRVKPIGPKPESLLNPLIVALDFQLN, from the coding sequence ATGTTGGCACTTTCTGTCAGGCATCCGCTTAATATTTATTATTGGCTAATAGGGATATCGTTAGTTTATATCACCATATTAAGTTGGGTGTTACGTTCACTTTCTATGACAGAAAGTGCGCACCATATTCATCAGCAACAAGAAAATACATTATCCGTTTACCAAGTGGTATTTTCACCTCCCCAACAATCGACAGTCGTACCAGAGGCTTTAGTGGAAACGGAACCTCAAGAAACGCCCGTTGTTTTACCAAGTACCGATAAAGGGGAGTTTGTTGAAGTACCCAAGAAAATACCTGAAAAACCCAAAGAAAAACCTATACCCATAAAACCAATCACACCAGTGAAGAAGCCTATTGTACAAAAAAAAGTAGAGCCAATGAAACAGCGTGATTTAGAAAGCCAAATCGCGCAAACGACATCTGGATCATCGGCAGAAAGCTTAACGCAACATACTGCAAGCTCGTTAGCAGGAAGAAGTCACGCATTAAGCGAGAAAGGAATAGGGCAAGGTGAATCTGACAATCACTATATTAGTTCACTGCGTCGAGAAATAGAGCGCCATAAACGTTATCCCTCACAAGCGCGTCGTATGCAACATGAAGGTCAGGTAGTGGTGAGTTTTTCACTAACATCAGAAGGTACGGTTTCAAGGGTTGAGATAGAAAGTACTTCAGGTATTTCTTCTCTTGATAATGCGGCCATTGCGGCGGTTAAACGCGTAAAACCCATTGGCCCTAAACCCGAAAGCCTATTGAACCCTTTAATTGTTGCATTAGATTTTCAATTAAATTAA
- a CDS encoding metallophosphoesterase, producing the protein MSATQSTNYNIIVMSDPQPWRLDLDNNDPNDDQSRWESTIKKVRDSIQLLHHEKSFVFGIINGDLTEFGRRYQRESFRSFFAPSPLGFITYVGLGNHDYQNNVGDCSEPSNSDLSMNACARGMVFDMHYRIEEYRGYSTSGNFRYDSSEYSGSKAYSWEYGDIHFVQLQNYPTYHVVLDHWAASTINVTDSIDWLEKDLIQARNRNKTIILNFHDGHQHFPENSSQEELSFFKYMLEHYGVKAVFVGHTHYVGQDNRYGGSEIFGDVPVYNSGALFKGDYLSVGVNGSQLSIAVYNGLSGQPQLIEQWN; encoded by the coding sequence ATGAGTGCAACACAATCAACAAACTACAATATTATCGTGATGTCAGATCCTCAGCCTTGGAGGCTAGACTTAGATAATAATGATCCTAATGATGATCAATCTCGTTGGGAATCAACGATAAAAAAAGTAAGGGATAGTATTCAATTATTACACCATGAAAAATCTTTTGTTTTTGGCATTATTAATGGTGATTTGACGGAGTTTGGTCGCCGTTATCAACGTGAAAGTTTTCGTTCTTTTTTTGCCCCTTCCCCCTTAGGGTTTATTACTTATGTTGGTCTTGGTAATCACGATTATCAAAATAACGTGGGTGATTGCTCCGAACCCAGTAATTCTGATTTAAGTATGAATGCTTGTGCACGAGGCATGGTATTTGATATGCATTATCGTATTGAAGAATACCGTGGTTATTCGACTTCAGGTAATTTTAGATATGACAGTAGCGAATATTCAGGCAGTAAAGCGTATTCGTGGGAATATGGCGATATTCATTTTGTCCAATTACAAAATTATCCCACTTATCATGTCGTACTCGACCACTGGGCAGCATCAACCATTAATGTGACAGACTCTATTGATTGGTTAGAAAAAGATTTAATCCAAGCACGGAATCGCAATAAAACTATTATTTTAAACTTTCATGATGGTCACCAACATTTTCCTGAAAACTCCTCACAAGAAGAACTCTCATTCTTTAAATATATGCTTGAGCATTATGGCGTGAAAGCGGTTTTCGTCGGCCATACGCATTATGTTGGGCAAGATAACCGTTATGGTGGTAGTGAAATATTTGGTGATGTTCCCGTTTATAACAGTGGCGCTTTATTTAAAGGGGATTACTTATCTGTTGGAGTTAATGGCTCACAACTCTCTATTGCTGTTTATAACGGACTATCAGGACAACCTCAATTAATCGAACAATGGAACTAA
- a CDS encoding DUF1097 domain-containing protein, with product MRTLYFTALTTGILSAIWAFVANQFDLLSWAGFLGCTAYFAYPKEGIKGLAVTMATIMSGVIWALAIIYGSQVFSDISIFGYAVTGVIAFVMCIQAKSALLAYIPGTFIGACTIFAAQGDLAQTIPSLIVGVLFGYSMKMSGLWVANKWPKTA from the coding sequence GTGAGAACGCTTTACTTTACTGCACTGACAACAGGCATTCTTTCTGCCATTTGGGCATTTGTTGCTAATCAATTTGACTTATTAAGCTGGGCTGGCTTTTTAGGTTGTACCGCCTATTTTGCTTATCCTAAAGAGGGTATTAAAGGATTAGCCGTTACTATGGCAACCATTATGAGTGGCGTAATTTGGGCATTAGCGATTATTTATGGTAGCCAAGTCTTTAGTGATATATCTATTTTTGGGTATGCAGTAACAGGTGTTATTGCCTTTGTGATGTGTATTCAAGCTAAAAGTGCATTACTTGCTTATATCCCCGGCACATTTATTGGGGCATGTACAATATTTGCAGCACAAGGGGATTTAGCTCAAACCATCCCTTCATTAATCGTTGGTGTTTTATTTGGTTATTCGATGAAAATGAGTGGGCTTTGGGTTGCCAATAAATGGCCGAAAACAGCGTAA
- a CDS encoding helix-turn-helix domain-containing protein, whose product MNTVTKLPSAEEIALAKLGSQELSAVMETNGGAQRINVIDKLGKTHEVMIPSSALNMMIEVLTQLGQGNSVSITPIHAELTTQEGADMLNMSRPTFIKLLDSKEIPFSRTGNRRKVAYADLMEYKNRLEENRLAALAELSALDQKMDMGY is encoded by the coding sequence ATGAATACTGTTACAAAATTACCAAGCGCTGAAGAAATTGCGCTGGCTAAGCTTGGTAGTCAAGAGTTGTCAGCCGTAATGGAAACCAATGGCGGAGCTCAAAGGATCAATGTTATCGATAAGTTAGGTAAGACTCATGAAGTCATGATCCCATCAAGTGCATTAAATATGATGATTGAGGTACTTACTCAATTAGGTCAGGGTAACTCTGTTAGCATTACACCCATTCATGCCGAACTAACAACGCAAGAAGGTGCTGACATGCTAAATATGTCTCGTCCTACATTTATTAAGCTCTTAGATTCTAAAGAGATTCCGTTTAGTCGCACAGGTAACCGTAGGAAGGTAGCCTATGCTGACCTTATGGAATACAAAAACCGTTTAGAAGAAAACCGACTGGCAGCTCTTGCTGAACTATCCGCATTGGATCAAAAAATGGATATGGGATATTAA